The DNA region AGCACATCATGAAGATTCAACTGCCATACAATGCGGTTACCGCCACTAATGCCATGCTCACCGCTgagcagaagcaggagaagCGCCGCGAACTGGCCCATCGTCTGTTGGAAATCAAGAATCGTCGCGAGCGGGAGAAACTCCGCGAGGATGAGCAGCAGTTATTCGTCTACAACAAGCTGAGACAACTGTACGAGCAgaaaaagctggaaaagttTGAGCGAGCcttgcagcaacagcagatcGGTACTTTGGAGGACTTGGATTCGCTCATTGCCACCATAAAGTCGCGTATTAAGCGTGCGCAGGATAGGGCTCAGAGTGGCCCACGTCCCAGcaagcagcaggagaagcTGGACAAGATGCCAAAACCTCCAGAGGGAATGTCCCAGGCGGACTGGTTGGCTGAAGTCCATGACAAACGGGAGAAAATACTCGGGCGCAAGCAGGcccgccagcagcagcgctcCGAACTGGCCAAGCGGCACACCCACGCGGCGCAGGAGCGGATGCGAATCATTTCATCACTGGCCAAAAACGAGAAGCGGCGCAAGGCGAAtggcgaggaggaggatgatgGCTTTGGGATGAACGACAATGACTGGGACGTGTACAAACGGATCAATCGCTACAACGACGATAGCGACTCGGATGCAGATAACGAAAAGTTACTGCAGTTCGATAAGATCCTAAATCACTATGATGCCAACTTCGACGGCAATTCTAATGTCCCGGCACAGAGTGCCGCCGAAAACTACCAGCTGCACTTTGGGGTGGAAAACATCCGCGTGCCGGAGGTCCTGTTCCAGCCCAGCATGATTGGCTGCTCAGAGGCAGGCCTAGCTGAACTAATAGCATTTGTGCTGAAGCTATTTTCCGCTGATAAGCAGCAGCGCCTGGTAGAGCACGTGTACCTAACCGGCGGCTGTGCCCAGTTCAGGGGCCTCAAGGAGCGTCTGATTAAGGAGCTGATGGAAATGCGACCGTTCCAGTCAAAGTTTGCCATCTACGAGTCGGATGAGCCCACTTTAAGCGCCTGGCTGGGAGCATGTGTGCACGCAGGAGAGCCCAACTTTGGGCAATCGCTGACCACTCGCCAGGACCACCAGGAACATGGCAGAGAGTTCTTTCGTGAACACACGGCTAGCAACCTCTTTTATCCTACACCAAAAgattaacatttatttgaaaagAACCGAAAAATATATGTAGACGCTTAAAACAGAAGCTCGGTAACATCATTGCCGAAAAGTAGGTTCCAGGACTTGGGCACTGTGAGTTTAAAACTGCCATCGCCCCCGTTACGCAGCTGAAGGAAGTCTTCGCAGAGTTCGTTGAGTTCCCGGACAATCAGCGAAGCGTCTGTGGAGTTGTCGCCCTCGAGGAGATAGCGGAATAACAGCATGACGGGCACCTTCTGCTCATCGAAGGCTTTGAACAGCTGCAGGGCATTGCCGCCGCCGTAGATGGCATCGCCTTTGTGCTCCTTCCACTTGATCAGCTCCTCGTTGCCCAGCTGGGCGGCATGCGCTTCCTTGAAATTGTCGCTGGCGCGGTAAGCCCACGGCGACTCCTCAATCACTCGTTTCTCGAATCCGAAACTGCCGCTTAGGATGACTACACGTCGGGCGCCCTTGAGGATCTCCACTAGCTCCTTCTGGAAATGACCGGTGTGGCGGGCAACCCACGGCGCCCGGAATTGCACCACCAGAAGTTTGTCCTCCACGCCCTCGTACAGTTCGCATGAGTAGACCTTCTCTTTGGGCTCGTGCTGATAGGCGGAGGGTCCGTAGACCGGAATCAGAGCTGGATGTGTGATGGATCCGATTCGCCGGAGTTCCTTGGACGCGATTAACAGGTCACAGGCCAGCTGCGCCGCATTTCCCACGCAAATACTTGGTATGATCACTGTGTGCTCTGCCACGTCCAAAGTGGAACGCTTATCCTTCAGAAACAACATACTAGGGGGAAATCTCTTGGTGTCCGGAAAGAGTTTGAGATGTTAATTCAAGTCAAGTCAAAAATATGAAAGTAATGATTCCAGTGTTGGTGTGTTTACCAAGTGGCACTAGGTGGCAACTCTGGCGAGGAGCTTGATTAAAGCGCGGTTAGaaaatcaaatccaaatctTCGATGTTTAAGATAAGCTAATCTTATTTAAGTTTAGGACATATTTATGACTGCTGTCTACTTTACGAATTGATAAGTCGAGGCCACGCTAATTTTCAAAAAGTTTcgttttatacaaaattttaatttaactaattttgtattcattttattatgtatAGTGCTTTCGTTACTAACCTGGAAAAATGTGTTGTTTTTGAGCACTCATTTATCGATAGACGGCCAAAGACGTTTTGCAGCACTgttctttatttttgctttGACAAACCAAATGTTTTGTTTCCCGGCGTAAATATGTCGAATTCCGTGAACATTTCAGTGGAAACGACTTGCGAGAACCAGATACGTGAGATTGGCTACGATGGCACCGAGTTGTATCAGCCGTATGTGTTTCCGCGCGCCAGCAAGTTCTCTTCTCACAAATTTATTGagctctgtttttttttctccttagGCCGCCGACTTTGTCCGAAAGTCTGGCGAAATGTGCGGCGCGTATAGATTTTAGTAAGACGTCGCTGGACGACCTCAAGAAGGAGGAGAagacggcggcggcggccgCCGAAGAGGACAAGGACGCCACGCAGTTTCAAGAGAGCCTGTGGCCCTGGGATGCGGTGCGCAACAAGCTGAAGGACGCGCTCACGGAGATATGTGTGCTGTCCGATGTGATCTCCATCGCCAAGGATAAGCGTTATCTGGTTCTTGATCCCTTGCTGGAGGAGGCTGACGACACCAAGCCCATTGTGCAGGTGTACAGCCGCAAGAAAGCCATCTCACAGGCAGCCCAAGTGCTCCTCGGTGGCGCTGAACGCCTGCGGAACGCCAACAGTGAGCAGCGCAACCGAAATGTCTCAGATTTCCACATAGAGCTACTGCGCCTGCGACAGAACTGGCGCCTAAAGAAGGTGTCCAATGCGATTATCGGGGATCTCAGCTACCGCACAGCGGGCTCCAAGTTTGGCATGAGCGGCACCTTCGAGGTGACCAAAGCCGAAGAGACCGGGGATGAGGACACCGCCAGCTCATCCAACAGCAGTAGTAGCACGTCCGGCAACAATGGCATGCAACTTAAAGCCAGCTCCGCATTGCGAGTGATTGTACCAGCAGAGTTGCAGGGAGTTGCCTACATTAAGGTGATTACACAGAAGGATCAGGAGGACTTGTGCACCGCCCAGGTTAATCTGATGGGCCACGGACCCAATATAACAGCCCAGGTTGGAGTGTGGCAGAAGACGCTGGAGTTCGCTCAGAATGTGCTCTTCTGCAAGGAACTATTCGCCCAGTTGGCACGTGAAGCTATCCAACTGCAGGCGCCAATTCCACATGTGGTCATCGGGAACCAAATTCGCGCCACCCTGCTGCCTAACATCCAACTTATTATCTCGTTGTGCCACTCAACCACTTTTGATTCCAGTCAGCCGGCGCCAATTAACGATCATGACCATGTTCTGGAACACTCGCTGCATCAGCTTCTGCGCGAGGTGCACTACAAGAACTCACACCATCCCTTTCCCCATCCGGCCAGTGCTCCATTGGGACCAACTAAGAAACGCATGCTAGCCGGTCCAATGGCAGCGGATCGGGAAACGTTATTGGACATGACCAAGTCGCAGACCATTCTCGAACAGATCATTGCCCAGGCGCAGCACATTTTCATGCGCAAACGAACGCAATACGTGCTCGACACGCTGGCGAGAGATGTAAAGGACCCGCAGATTGTGTCGCATTGGAACGCCATGAACAGTCCCACCATGTCGTGTGTGAAGATCAACATTGTAACGCACGGATACGATGCCATTGGACGTACCTCACTGGTGATCCACGTCAAGGAGCGCTCTCTTAAATGCATTTGTCGGGATGGACGCGTTATGCGGCTGTCCTACGAGCCGCAGGAACTCCGCGACCTGATCCTCTGCCAGATCAACTCTCACCAGATCTCTTGCCTGATCAGCCTAGCTCGCTGCATGGCCTGGACCGTGCTGTCGAATAGCAACCACTTGGGTGTCGGAAAGGTGGAGCCGCTGGGTAATGCCAGTTCCTGCCTTCTGGCCTCTCCGAATAGCGATCGCATGATTGCCGTTCAAATTCGCTGCGATCCGCAGATAGATGTTAAGGTTTATATAGCGAGAAGTCCACGACAGGATTTCTTCCCAAGTCCACTTGTACCGGAAAAGCTGTGGGAGAACCTGGGGGGCACTTTCAAGGAGGTGAGTTCATTATTGCAAATCAGGGCAAGAAAAGGGATCAATAAGTTTCTTAATTTTTATAGGTGAGGTTCGACAAAATCGAGGGCAAGAGCTTTCTCAACAAAATGGAGTTTCTGATGGCTTCACTGACCAGCAATTCAGCCTGAAAAACCTTCACTTGCATCCACTAGTACATAAATCGATTTAGAACTCTGTTTTAggaattaattaaagtaaaaagagttgcatttaaatttacataCGAGACTTCTGTGTTTCGACATACTGCTATTGTATTGCTTAGATGTAATCTCTTGAGGTGCTTTCAGTTCAGTGCATCAGGCTGTAGCTGACGTTGTTCTTCCACAGGCGTGGCTGGTAGTTCACAGACTCCGGCGACATATTTCGCTGTTGCATGATGGTAAAGGTGTCCTCCAGGCTGACCACATTCGCCCGATTGGTGCTCTGCGCAGAACAGTTTTGATCTCCGTACTCAGATTACTAGCTTCTAAACCGAACTCACCCAGCGCTCCAGGTCGCAGAAGCTGATATTGTAGTTCTGGCCGCGTGGCTGCAGTGTCAGCGCTTCCATCTGTATCTGGTCCCCCAGAGGTTGGGCCAGGCGCAGATAAAGTCCCCGGTTGGTGGAAAATAGGACGGGTACTCGCTTGGCCGGTGCTGAT from Drosophila santomea strain STO CAGO 1482 chromosome 3R, Prin_Dsan_1.1, whole genome shotgun sequence includes:
- the LOC120452344 gene encoding actin-related protein 5 — encoded protein: MAGKRVLVIDNGSYECRVGWSDSKEPELRFRNVLTKPRKDRKKEAATQHISFEGSSSQAAVEQSAEIQVGNDITNIEAVRAHLKSPFERNVITNWNHQEQIFDYIFTKMGFEGQDKIDHPIILTEALANPNFCRQQMNELLFECYGIPAVSYGIDALYSWKHNQLKQKKISDALIISFGYSTTHVIPVLDGKLQLEHVRRLNVGGYHIITYLFRLMQMKYPVHLNAITISRIEKLVHEHCHIAVDYREELVQWAQMDYYDEHIMKIQLPYNAVTATNAMLTAEQKQEKRRELAHRLLEIKNRREREKLREDEQQLFVYNKLRQLYEQKKLEKFERALQQQQIGTLEDLDSLIATIKSRIKRAQDRAQSGPRPSKQQEKLDKMPKPPEGMSQADWLAEVHDKREKILGRKQARQQQRSELAKRHTHAAQERMRIISSLAKNEKRRKANGEEEDDGFGMNDNDWDVYKRINRYNDDSDSDADNEKLLQFDKILNHYDANFDGNSNVPAQSAAENYQLHFGVENIRVPEVLFQPSMIGCSEAGLAELIAFVLKLFSADKQQRLVEHVYLTGGCAQFRGLKERLIKELMEMRPFQSKFAIYESDEPTLSAWLGACVHAGEPNFGQSLTTRQDHQEHGREFFREHTASNLFYPTPKD
- the LOC120452347 gene encoding uncharacterized protein LOC120452347: MGLMRTVGGVGGGGSDAQMPEVAVSTLNHCPTYRQIPGAGTGAGSAPAKRVPVLFSTNRGLYLRLAQPLGDQIQMEALTLQPRGQNYNISFCDLERWSTNRANVVSLEDTFTIMQQRNMSPESVNYQPRLWKNNVSYSLMH
- the LOC120452346 gene encoding proteasome assembly chaperone 2, coding for MLFLKDKRSTLDVAEHTVIIPSICVGNAAQLACDLLIASKELRRIGSITHPALIPVYGPSAYQHEPKEKVYSCELYEGVEDKLLVVQFRAPWVARHTGHFQKELVEILKGARRVVILSGSFGFEKRVIEESPWAYRASDNFKEAHAAQLGNEELIKWKEHKGDAIYGGGNALQLFKAFDEQKVPVMLLFRYLLEGDNSTDASLIVRELNELCEDFLQLRNGGDGSFKLTVPKSWNLLFGNDVTELLF
- the LOC120452343 gene encoding mediator of RNA polymerase II transcription subunit 17, with amino-acid sequence MSNSVNISVETTCENQIREIGYDGTELYQPPPTLSESLAKCAARIDFSKTSLDDLKKEEKTAAAAAEEDKDATQFQESLWPWDAVRNKLKDALTEICVLSDVISIAKDKRYLVLDPLLEEADDTKPIVQVYSRKKAISQAAQVLLGGAERLRNANSEQRNRNVSDFHIELLRLRQNWRLKKVSNAIIGDLSYRTAGSKFGMSGTFEVTKAEETGDEDTASSSNSSSSTSGNNGMQLKASSALRVIVPAELQGVAYIKVITQKDQEDLCTAQVNLMGHGPNITAQVGVWQKTLEFAQNVLFCKELFAQLAREAIQLQAPIPHVVIGNQIRATLLPNIQLIISLCHSTTFDSSQPAPINDHDHVLEHSLHQLLREVHYKNSHHPFPHPASAPLGPTKKRMLAGPMAADRETLLDMTKSQTILEQIIAQAQHIFMRKRTQYVLDTLARDVKDPQIVSHWNAMNSPTMSCVKINIVTHGYDAIGRTSLVIHVKERSLKCICRDGRVMRLSYEPQELRDLILCQINSHQISCLISLARCMAWTVLSNSNHLGVGKVEPLGNASSCLLASPNSDRMIAVQIRCDPQIDVKVYIARSPRQDFFPSPLVPEKLWENLGGTFKEVRFDKIEGKSFLNKMEFLMASLTSNSA